A genome region from Mesorhizobium sp. B2-1-8 includes the following:
- a CDS encoding peptidase domain-containing ABC transporter gives MVNITVNPEIQPVSIRAGTEGAADQASGPDAAAQTPGGPAECDGIGPRLKAMLRAARYHGVELDPNEFKAVSAVPAAADLSQWAQDAGMWSRAVRIRWSHLLRFQDAGPVVLLFNDGGAALLIGASAERNVVFLKSADAPDDGEAVAIDELRLSQVWTGEALLLRATRSYVAADAPFTLRWLAELVRLESHALRDITIASFTLSVLTILPPLIVMTVVNKVLQFNSISTLVLLSAVIAVVFVYETLLGHARRLIINVVGARLDTKLQLHVFSRLLRLPLDYFERHPAGETMYHLAQVYRIREFLTGKLLSTFLDMITLCVLVPVMFYINASLAWIVLTCAVVIMLIILAFLRPLRRRYQRVVEAETWKAAALGETVVGIKTVKALGLEPQRKALWDERVAEAGKARLAFGQLASWPQTMVTPIERLMVLGTMLIGAYLAMNDRSGYMVGGLFAFMMISQRVAQPLVGLARLVEDYEEVGAAIGEAASVLNRPLESSSNSTGLRPRLVGEVTFSDLTFSYIATKTPALDRVSFHIPAGSMFGIVGRSGSGKSTIARLLQGINRDYSGFLKLDGVDLKEINLRHLRQGLGVVLQDNFLFRGSIRDNIIAGRAGLTLSDAMRAAHLAGAQEFIERMPNGYDTYIEEGSPNLSGGQKQRLAIARALIHDPTILILDEATSALDPESEAVVSANLMRIASGRTMIIVSHRLSSLTECDNILVMDQGKVLDVAPHATLLERCALYRQLWSQQNRHLDGRHGRPVAVPPRLV, from the coding sequence ATGGTGAACATCACCGTGAACCCGGAAATCCAGCCGGTCTCGATCCGCGCCGGCACCGAAGGCGCGGCCGACCAGGCGAGCGGTCCCGATGCGGCGGCGCAAACTCCCGGCGGTCCCGCCGAATGCGACGGGATCGGGCCACGCCTCAAGGCGATGCTGCGGGCCGCCCGCTATCATGGCGTCGAACTTGATCCCAACGAATTCAAGGCCGTGAGCGCGGTTCCGGCCGCCGCCGATCTGTCGCAGTGGGCGCAGGACGCCGGCATGTGGTCACGCGCCGTGCGCATACGCTGGTCCCACCTTCTGCGCTTCCAGGACGCCGGACCAGTCGTCTTGTTGTTCAACGATGGCGGCGCGGCTTTGCTTATCGGCGCGAGCGCCGAGCGAAACGTCGTCTTCCTGAAAAGTGCGGATGCACCCGACGATGGTGAAGCCGTCGCCATTGACGAGTTGCGGCTGTCGCAGGTTTGGACGGGCGAGGCACTGCTGCTGCGCGCCACACGGTCCTATGTCGCGGCGGACGCCCCCTTCACCCTTCGCTGGCTCGCCGAACTGGTGCGTCTCGAAAGCCATGCCTTGCGCGATATCACCATCGCCTCGTTCACGCTGAGCGTCCTTACCATCCTGCCGCCGCTCATTGTCATGACGGTGGTCAACAAGGTGCTGCAGTTCAACAGCATCTCGACGCTGGTGCTGTTGTCCGCGGTGATCGCCGTGGTTTTCGTCTACGAGACTCTGCTTGGCCATGCGCGGCGACTGATCATCAATGTCGTCGGCGCGCGTCTGGACACCAAGCTGCAGCTGCACGTCTTCAGCCGGCTCTTGCGCCTGCCGCTCGATTATTTCGAGCGCCATCCGGCTGGCGAGACGATGTATCACTTGGCTCAAGTCTATCGTATCCGCGAATTCCTGACCGGAAAGCTCCTCAGCACGTTCCTGGATATGATCACGCTCTGCGTGCTGGTGCCGGTCATGTTCTATATCAACGCTAGCCTCGCCTGGATCGTGCTGACCTGCGCGGTCGTGATCATGCTGATCATCCTTGCGTTTCTCAGACCGCTGCGCCGGAGATACCAGAGGGTGGTCGAAGCAGAGACCTGGAAGGCGGCGGCGCTCGGCGAAACTGTCGTCGGCATCAAGACGGTGAAGGCGCTCGGCCTCGAGCCGCAGCGCAAGGCGCTCTGGGACGAGCGGGTGGCGGAAGCGGGAAAGGCGCGTCTCGCCTTTGGACAGCTGGCAAGCTGGCCGCAGACCATGGTCACGCCGATCGAACGTTTGATGGTGCTCGGCACCATGCTGATCGGCGCCTATCTCGCGATGAACGACCGCTCGGGCTATATGGTCGGCGGCCTGTTCGCCTTCATGATGATCTCCCAGCGTGTAGCGCAGCCGCTGGTCGGCCTGGCGCGACTGGTCGAAGACTACGAGGAGGTCGGTGCGGCGATCGGCGAGGCAGCGTCGGTTCTCAACCGGCCGCTGGAGAGCAGTTCGAATTCCACCGGCCTCAGGCCCAGGCTCGTCGGCGAGGTCACGTTCAGCGACCTGACCTTCAGCTATATCGCGACAAAGACACCGGCGCTCGACCGGGTCAGCTTCCACATTCCTGCCGGCAGCATGTTTGGCATTGTCGGGCGCAGCGGGTCGGGAAAGTCGACCATCGCGCGCCTCCTGCAAGGAATCAACCGCGACTACAGCGGGTTTCTCAAGCTCGATGGCGTCGACCTCAAGGAGATCAACCTGCGCCATCTTCGCCAAGGGCTCGGCGTGGTCCTCCAAGACAACTTTCTGTTCCGCGGATCGATCCGCGACAACATCATCGCCGGGCGCGCAGGCCTGACGCTTTCCGATGCCATGCGTGCGGCGCACCTCGCCGGCGCCCAGGAATTCATCGAACGCATGCCCAATGGCTACGACACCTACATCGAGGAAGGTTCGCCCAATTTGTCAGGCGGTCAAAAGCAGCGGCTGGCAATCGCCCGCGCCCTCATCCACGATCCGACCATCCTCATCCTCGACGAAGCGACCAGCGCACTCGACCCGGAGAGCGAAGCGGTGGTCAGCGCCAACCTCATGCGCATCGCCAGCGGGCGCACGATGATCATCGTTTCGCACCGGCTCTCCTCGCTTACCGAGTGCGATAACATACTGGTCATGGATCAGGGCAAGGTTCTCGACGTCGCGCCGCACGCGACCCTGCTGGAACGATGCGCGCTCTATCGCCAGTTGTGGTCGCAGCAGAACCGGCACCTCGACGGCCGCCACGGCCGCCCGGTCGCCGTTCCGCCGCGGTTGGTTTGA
- a CDS encoding HlyD family type I secretion periplasmic adaptor subunit, whose translation METRDPTTPAILEFQWPSTAVANAPVPRAARGIVWIVSSLVIALIALAGLMPVDQVVTTRGLVVSQSPNIVVQPLDTAIVRSIEVREGQRVQAGQLLARLDATFASADLAALAMQVSTLEAEVARLKAEASGQAFTYNGLDPSWTLQMSIFEHRKAVYDAKVESFERQRDELSSVISRSQSDADGYRQRLTVADSIEQMRKQLEARQVGSRLNTLLAEDNRAEMSRALGNAEQTAEAAKRQQAGVAAERDGYIQGWRGEVSQSLSEASSRISDARELLNKAKLRNQLVELRSQSDAIVQSVAKVSVGSVMQSGERFITLVPEDAPLEIETNIVGRSSGFVHVGDPVVIKFDTFPYSQYGLAHGTVRALSPDSFSAQEQARDPNSSLAMLPSDAEPFYRTRISIDQVALHGVPAGFTVSPGMPVTADVKVGRRTILKYILGVMLPIGQEAMREP comes from the coding sequence ATGGAAACGAGGGATCCGACGACGCCGGCCATACTCGAGTTCCAATGGCCGTCGACGGCTGTCGCCAACGCGCCTGTTCCACGGGCTGCGCGCGGCATCGTCTGGATCGTTTCCAGCCTGGTCATCGCGCTGATCGCCCTGGCTGGGCTGATGCCGGTCGATCAGGTCGTAACGACCAGAGGGCTGGTGGTATCGCAATCCCCCAACATAGTCGTGCAACCGCTGGATACAGCGATTGTTCGCTCGATCGAGGTGCGGGAGGGACAGCGCGTCCAGGCCGGCCAGTTGCTTGCCCGCCTCGACGCGACCTTTGCCTCAGCCGACCTGGCGGCGCTGGCGATGCAGGTTTCGACGCTTGAAGCCGAGGTGGCGCGATTGAAGGCGGAGGCCAGCGGGCAGGCATTCACCTATAACGGCCTCGATCCGAGCTGGACCCTGCAGATGTCGATATTCGAACACCGCAAGGCGGTTTACGACGCCAAGGTGGAGAGTTTCGAACGCCAACGTGACGAACTCAGTTCGGTGATTTCGCGATCGCAATCGGATGCCGACGGCTATCGCCAGCGACTCACGGTCGCCGACTCGATCGAACAGATGCGCAAGCAGCTCGAGGCAAGGCAGGTGGGAAGCCGCCTCAACACGCTCCTGGCCGAGGACAACCGGGCGGAAATGTCCCGGGCGCTCGGCAATGCCGAGCAGACCGCCGAAGCCGCCAAGCGCCAGCAAGCAGGCGTGGCCGCCGAGCGCGACGGCTACATTCAGGGCTGGCGGGGTGAAGTCTCGCAAAGCCTGTCGGAAGCGAGCTCGCGGATCTCCGACGCCCGCGAACTCCTCAACAAGGCAAAGCTTCGAAACCAGTTGGTCGAGTTGAGGAGCCAATCAGATGCCATCGTTCAATCGGTGGCAAAGGTCTCCGTCGGCTCGGTCATGCAGTCAGGCGAGCGCTTCATCACGCTGGTGCCAGAAGATGCGCCGCTCGAGATCGAGACGAACATCGTTGGCAGGAGCAGCGGTTTTGTGCATGTCGGCGACCCTGTGGTCATCAAGTTCGACACCTTCCCCTATTCGCAATACGGCCTCGCCCATGGCACTGTGCGGGCACTCAGCCCCGACTCCTTCTCGGCGCAAGAGCAAGCGCGCGATCCGAACAGCTCCCTGGCCATGCTGCCTTCCGACGCCGAGCCGTTCTATCGGACGCGGATTTCCATCGACCAGGTCGCCCTCCACGGTGTGCCCGCCGGTTTCACCGTCAGCCCCGGCATGCCGGTGACCGCCGACGTCAAGGTCGGCCGGCGCACGATACTCAAGTACATTCTCGGTGTGATGCTGCCGATCGGCCAGGAGGCGATGCGGGAGCCATAG
- a CDS encoding tetratricopeptide repeat protein encodes MAVAARAGIVDAEYRVARCYLEGSGVPPSRMEGARWLLRAANHGSADAQALLAALHVTGLVTAEADGSGSESGHLFKPDSSGKPDFTAAFDFATKAAEAGSATGQAILGYILTSGPTSMRDVDAAHRWYEKSASAGCPEGCLGFALSLARLGKRENRARIADEVRRAADAGLPTAIYLLAVLSEHGLGVERDMAAAAQLYQAAAEKGLPSAQFRLGLALIDGGLIDHDVAAGEAWMRRAALAGNIEAAYLLGDRYAKTQRPDFAEAANWYRRAAEAGHQAAARALASLYLTGNGVAEDVEEGARWLRTSANGGNQEAQTDLANLVLKGAGEPDDGASVAGWFEAAASSGDLIAAFNLGLCFAKGVGVRQNEGQAAHWLRRAAEGVAEAQYMYARLLQDGRGVAADPTQARVWFARAADAGVLDARVALAEMLLNGRGGAPEPEAAMQLFERAAVDGHAGAMFALGALYGAGHGLPVDQTAAQKWYAAAAGRGHSQAQLMLGRYLLKGLAGERDPVAARLWLERAAAHGIGEAADELAEFASPR; translated from the coding sequence ATGGCGGTAGCGGCGCGCGCGGGGATTGTCGACGCCGAGTACCGGGTCGCGCGGTGCTATCTGGAAGGCTCGGGTGTGCCGCCGAGCCGCATGGAAGGCGCGCGATGGCTGCTTCGGGCAGCCAACCATGGGAGTGCCGATGCGCAGGCGCTCCTCGCCGCTCTCCACGTCACCGGGCTGGTGACGGCGGAAGCTGACGGCAGCGGCTCCGAATCCGGGCATTTGTTCAAACCTGATTCCTCGGGGAAACCAGACTTCACGGCCGCTTTCGACTTTGCCACCAAGGCGGCCGAGGCAGGCTCGGCCACGGGACAGGCGATCCTCGGCTATATCCTTACCAGCGGCCCCACATCGATGCGCGATGTCGATGCGGCACACCGCTGGTACGAGAAGTCGGCTTCCGCCGGCTGCCCCGAAGGGTGCCTGGGCTTTGCCTTGTCGCTGGCTCGCCTCGGCAAGCGCGAGAACAGGGCCAGGATTGCGGACGAGGTGAGACGCGCGGCCGACGCCGGCCTGCCGACCGCAATCTATCTTCTCGCAGTCCTTAGCGAGCACGGGCTCGGCGTGGAACGCGACATGGCTGCAGCTGCGCAACTCTATCAGGCTGCAGCGGAAAAGGGCCTTCCCTCAGCCCAGTTTCGGTTGGGATTAGCGTTGATCGATGGTGGCCTCATCGACCATGATGTCGCTGCCGGAGAGGCGTGGATGCGGCGTGCCGCCTTGGCTGGCAATATCGAGGCAGCCTATCTCCTGGGCGATCGCTATGCGAAGACGCAGCGACCGGATTTTGCGGAAGCCGCGAACTGGTATCGGCGGGCGGCCGAAGCGGGCCACCAGGCCGCCGCCCGCGCTTTGGCCTCGCTCTATTTGACGGGAAACGGTGTGGCCGAGGACGTCGAGGAAGGGGCACGCTGGCTGCGCACTTCTGCAAATGGCGGCAATCAGGAGGCACAGACCGACCTCGCCAATCTTGTCCTCAAAGGAGCCGGCGAGCCCGACGACGGTGCAAGCGTTGCCGGATGGTTCGAGGCGGCCGCATCATCAGGCGACCTCATCGCGGCATTCAACCTTGGACTCTGTTTCGCCAAGGGCGTCGGCGTTCGCCAGAACGAGGGGCAAGCGGCGCACTGGCTGCGACGCGCGGCCGAGGGCGTCGCAGAGGCGCAATATATGTATGCCCGCCTCCTCCAGGATGGACGCGGCGTGGCGGCCGACCCAACTCAGGCCCGCGTGTGGTTTGCGCGGGCCGCCGACGCCGGCGTGCTCGACGCCCGGGTGGCGCTCGCCGAGATGCTACTCAATGGGCGCGGAGGCGCGCCCGAGCCCGAGGCTGCAATGCAGCTGTTTGAGCGGGCCGCCGTCGACGGTCACGCCGGGGCGATGTTTGCGCTTGGCGCGCTGTACGGAGCCGGCCACGGCCTGCCGGTCGACCAGACAGCAGCGCAGAAATGGTACGCTGCCGCCGCCGGACGTGGGCACAGCCAGGCCCAACTCATGCTCGGACGTTATCTCTTGAAAGGTCTCGCCGGGGAGCGCGACCCGGTTGCCGCTCGCCTTTGGCTCGAGCGCGCGGCCGCGCACGGTATCGGTGAAGCGGCAGACGAACTCGCCGAGTTCGCCTCTCCACGCTAA
- a CDS encoding alpha-N-arabinofuranosidase has translation MKAAITAHPHYVVSEIDPRLYGSFIEHLGRAVYTGIYEPGHPTADTNGMRQDVIDLVRELNVPIVRYPGGNFVSAYNWEDGVGPKEERPVRLDLAWHTSESNEVGLHEFANWCASANTKMMLAVNLGSRGLDEARNLLEYTNHPGGSEWSDKRIANGRKEPFDVKLWCLGNEMDGPWQIGHKTADEYGRLAHETAKAMRAFSKSLELVVCGSSNAKMPTYPEWEATVLDHTYNEVDYISLRMYFDNEANDAPNYLAMSEKLDAYIVSVAGVIDYIKAKKRSSKQVYISFDEWNVWYHSQEQDKKILSGNDGWPFAPPLLEDIYNFEDVLQVGLILNTFIRRSDVVKIACLAQLVNVIAPIMTVPDGPAWRQTIFYPYLYASIYGRGNALDLKLDSPTYKSTVAGEVSCVDVAGVHDTKTGHVTFFAVNRHSSEAIETVIDITGFGAADIVDHQVITHVDLNAVNSAGNPGNVGPKKGEGASVAGGSLSLSLPAYSYQMIRLKL, from the coding sequence ATGAAGGCAGCCATTACGGCGCATCCGCACTATGTTGTCTCGGAAATCGATCCGAGGCTCTACGGATCCTTTATCGAGCATCTGGGGCGGGCGGTCTACACCGGCATCTATGAGCCCGGCCATCCAACGGCAGATACCAATGGCATGCGTCAAGACGTCATCGATCTTGTCAGGGAACTCAACGTTCCGATCGTCCGTTATCCCGGCGGCAATTTCGTGTCCGCTTACAATTGGGAGGACGGTGTCGGCCCCAAGGAAGAACGCCCGGTGCGCCTCGACCTCGCCTGGCACACGTCGGAAAGCAACGAAGTCGGCCTGCATGAATTTGCGAACTGGTGCGCGTCCGCCAACACCAAGATGATGCTTGCCGTCAATCTCGGCTCGCGTGGCCTCGATGAAGCACGCAACTTGCTTGAATACACCAATCATCCAGGCGGAAGTGAGTGGAGCGACAAGCGTATCGCCAACGGCCGCAAGGAGCCCTTCGACGTCAAGCTGTGGTGCCTCGGCAACGAAATGGACGGCCCCTGGCAGATCGGCCACAAGACCGCCGATGAGTATGGCCGCCTAGCCCATGAGACCGCCAAAGCCATGCGCGCTTTTTCCAAGTCGCTCGAACTGGTGGTCTGCGGCTCTTCGAATGCCAAGATGCCAACCTATCCCGAATGGGAGGCCACCGTTCTCGACCATACCTATAACGAGGTCGACTACATCTCGCTGCGCATGTATTTCGACAACGAAGCCAATGACGCACCGAATTATCTCGCGATGAGCGAGAAGCTCGACGCCTACATCGTCTCGGTCGCCGGCGTCATCGACTATATCAAGGCCAAGAAGCGCTCCAGCAAGCAGGTCTACATCTCGTTCGACGAATGGAACGTCTGGTACCACTCCCAAGAGCAAGACAAGAAGATCCTCAGCGGCAATGACGGTTGGCCCTTCGCTCCACCATTACTCGAAGACATCTACAATTTCGAGGACGTGCTGCAGGTTGGCCTGATCCTCAACACCTTCATCCGTCGTTCCGATGTGGTCAAGATCGCCTGCCTGGCGCAGCTGGTGAACGTGATCGCGCCGATCATGACCGTTCCGGATGGCCCAGCATGGCGCCAGACGATATTCTACCCCTATCTCTATGCCTCGATCTACGGACGTGGCAATGCGCTGGATCTTAAGCTGGACAGCCCGACCTACAAGTCCACCGTCGCGGGCGAGGTTTCCTGCGTCGACGTGGCCGGCGTGCATGACACCAAAACCGGCCATGTCACCTTCTTCGCCGTCAACCGCCATTCGAGCGAGGCGATCGAAACCGTGATCGACATCACCGGTTTCGGCGCGGCAGACATCGTTGATCACCAGGTGATAACGCACGTGGATTTGAATGCCGTCAATTCGGCCGGGAATCCCGGCAACGTCGGCCCCAAGAAGGGGGAGGGCGCCTCAGTGGCTGGCGGCAGTCTGAGCCTATCGCTGCCGGCCTATTCCTACCAGATGATCCGCCTGAAACTCTGA
- a CDS encoding ArsR/SmtB family transcription factor → MSRNFLVIEPEEGMAVLKGLASSARISMLKLLHEKGPMNVNDIAALLSLPQSTVSTNIQVLEDAGLIRTENQKAKKGSQKICYPTAEEVLVVFKSEYRSLKNDAIEVSMPIGLYTGFEVTAPCGLCSADGIIGLLDVPNTFLDPDRMKAGLLWFTRGFVEYQFPNNAKLANAEITELELVTELSSEVPGTSADWPSDITLTINGVDVGTWTSPGDFGDKRGVFTPSWWKLKGSQYGKLKNWRISTDGTYVDGVRISETSLAVLDLKGHHSIRVRIGVKDDAKRPGGINIFGKGFGNYDQDILLRIKTG, encoded by the coding sequence ATGAGTCGCAATTTTCTGGTGATCGAACCTGAGGAAGGCATGGCCGTCCTCAAGGGGCTGGCCTCTTCGGCGCGCATCTCGATGCTGAAACTGCTGCATGAGAAAGGGCCGATGAATGTCAATGACATCGCCGCCCTGCTGTCGCTGCCGCAGTCGACGGTCTCGACCAATATACAGGTGCTCGAGGATGCTGGCCTGATCCGCACCGAGAACCAGAAGGCGAAGAAGGGCAGCCAAAAGATCTGCTATCCGACCGCTGAGGAAGTGCTCGTGGTCTTCAAGAGCGAGTATCGTTCGCTCAAGAACGACGCGATCGAAGTGTCGATGCCGATTGGGCTATACACTGGATTCGAGGTCACCGCGCCCTGCGGTCTCTGCTCGGCGGATGGGATTATTGGTCTCCTCGATGTGCCCAACACTTTCCTCGACCCAGACCGTATGAAGGCCGGTCTGTTGTGGTTCACGCGCGGCTTTGTCGAATACCAGTTTCCCAACAATGCCAAACTCGCCAATGCCGAGATTACCGAACTCGAACTGGTGACGGAGCTGTCCTCGGAAGTGCCTGGCACCAGCGCCGATTGGCCCTCCGACATTACGCTGACGATCAATGGCGTCGACGTCGGAACGTGGACGTCACCTGGCGATTTCGGCGACAAGCGCGGCGTCTTCACGCCCTCTTGGTGGAAGCTCAAGGGCTCGCAATATGGCAAGCTGAAGAACTGGCGAATTTCCACCGACGGCACCTATGTCGACGGTGTCAGGATTTCAGAAACCAGCCTCGCCGTCCTCGACCTCAAGGGTCATCATTCAATCCGGGTCCGTATTGGCGTCAAGGACGATGCCAAGCGTCCCGGCGGCATCAATATTTTCGGCAAGGGATTTGGAAATTACGATCAGGACATCCTGCTCAGGATCAAAACCGGTTGA
- a CDS encoding sugar phosphate isomerase/epimerase family protein has protein sequence MKIGMITDSLGDLSFDEMLRASAELGLQTLEFACGNWSSAPHIDLQAMLASAATRREFVAKIRGHGLTIAALNCSGNPLHPGPEGKVHHNVTQDTIRLAGLMEIDRVVMMSGLPGGPGDANPNWIITDWPPECLKIQRYQWEERIIPYWRDLVAFSNNLGIHKLCLELHGHQAVYNVQTLFKLRDAVGETVGANYDPSHPLWMGADPIAAIRTLGSAIYYVHAKDTRIEPITAAIDGTLDSRPPNLYAERAWNYITLGYGHGETWWRQFCTALKQVGYDDVLSIEHEDVMLTPMEGMRKSVALLRNVAINLK, from the coding sequence ATGAAGATCGGGATGATTACGGACAGCCTCGGCGACCTCTCATTCGACGAGATGCTGCGCGCCTCGGCCGAGCTTGGACTTCAGACATTGGAGTTCGCCTGCGGCAATTGGTCGTCGGCGCCCCATATCGACCTGCAGGCCATGCTGGCAAGCGCCGCCACGCGCAGGGAATTCGTTGCCAAGATCCGGGGTCACGGACTGACCATCGCAGCGCTCAATTGCTCGGGCAATCCACTGCACCCGGGGCCGGAGGGGAAGGTCCACCATAACGTGACACAGGACACCATTCGGCTGGCCGGCCTGATGGAGATCGATCGTGTAGTCATGATGTCGGGCCTGCCGGGCGGACCAGGTGACGCAAACCCGAACTGGATCATCACCGATTGGCCGCCGGAATGCCTCAAGATCCAGCGCTATCAGTGGGAAGAGCGGATAATTCCCTACTGGCGCGACCTCGTGGCGTTTTCAAACAACCTCGGCATTCATAAACTATGCCTGGAACTGCATGGCCATCAGGCCGTGTACAATGTCCAGACATTGTTCAAGCTCCGGGACGCTGTCGGAGAAACGGTTGGCGCCAACTATGACCCTAGTCATCCGCTGTGGATGGGGGCGGACCCGATTGCCGCCATTCGCACGCTCGGCTCGGCCATCTACTATGTCCACGCCAAGGATACCCGGATTGAGCCAATCACCGCGGCCATCGACGGCACGCTCGATTCGCGCCCACCGAACCTCTATGCCGAACGAGCCTGGAATTACATCACACTCGGATACGGTCACGGTGAGACCTGGTGGCGGCAGTTCTGTACCGCGCTCAAGCAGGTTGGCTACGACGATGTCTTGTCAATCGAGCACGAGGACGTGATGCTGACCCCGATGGAAGGTATGCGAAAATCCGTTGCGCTCCTGCGCAACGTCGCAATCAACCTTAAATAA
- the iolG gene encoding inositol 2-dehydrogenase gives MIDVCLFGAGLIGQVHAGNLARHPRVRLRYIVDPNTEAASKVSALTGAEIADTQTVMNDRSIRMVFIASATRTHADLAMAAAARGKAIFCEKPIDLDLKRTDQCLAAVEKAGVPFQIGFNRRFDPSFRALKTRLGRGEIGAVEQVIITSRDPEPETEEALAGGGGVFREMTIHDFDMARNLLGEEPVELFATGSSLVAPQYAKLGDYDTAMFVLRTASGRQCHINNSVRAAYGYDQRIEVHGADGMLRAGNRMPTSVEISGAKAISRDKPYYFFVERYAESYAAEIDHFIICVETGRRPDVTASDARKAMILCEAALASAKSGRFETVRF, from the coding sequence ATGATCGATGTCTGTCTATTTGGAGCGGGCCTCATCGGCCAGGTGCACGCCGGCAATCTGGCGCGCCATCCCCGCGTGCGCCTGCGCTACATCGTCGATCCGAACACCGAGGCGGCCTCGAAGGTCTCTGCCCTGACAGGGGCCGAGATCGCCGACACCCAGACCGTGATGAATGATCGATCGATCCGCATGGTGTTCATTGCTTCGGCAACGAGAACGCATGCGGACCTGGCCATGGCCGCGGCCGCCAGAGGCAAGGCGATCTTCTGTGAAAAGCCGATCGATCTTGATCTCAAGCGCACGGATCAATGTCTGGCGGCTGTCGAGAAGGCAGGTGTGCCCTTTCAGATCGGATTCAACCGTCGGTTCGACCCGAGTTTTCGGGCGCTGAAGACGCGCCTTGGGCGAGGCGAGATCGGCGCCGTTGAACAGGTCATCATCACCAGCCGGGATCCGGAACCGGAAACCGAGGAAGCGCTGGCCGGAGGAGGGGGCGTCTTCCGGGAGATGACCATCCACGACTTCGACATGGCACGAAACCTATTGGGCGAGGAGCCGGTGGAGCTCTTCGCGACCGGGTCGTCACTTGTCGCGCCGCAATATGCCAAGCTGGGGGACTACGATACCGCGATGTTCGTGCTGCGCACGGCGTCCGGCCGGCAATGTCATATCAACAACAGCGTCAGGGCCGCCTACGGCTACGACCAGCGCATCGAGGTGCATGGCGCGGATGGGATGCTGCGGGCCGGCAACAGGATGCCGACATCGGTCGAAATATCAGGCGCAAAGGCGATATCGCGCGACAAGCCCTATTACTTCTTCGTTGAGCGCTATGCCGAGTCCTACGCCGCCGAGATCGATCATTTCATTATCTGCGTCGAAACAGGGCGACGGCCCGACGTCACAGCAAGCGACGCCCGCAAAGCGATGATCCTGTGCGAGGCAGCGCTTGCCTCCGCCAAGTCGGGCAGGTTCGAGACCGTTAGATTTTAG
- a CDS encoding carbohydrate ABC transporter permease — translation MNSRLARIGVMSAVLAIVLLPIYWLVSTSLKSNREITQEGTLYPHVPTLDNYIRLFTEKQFGAYLTNSLVVTFFSVAVALVAGAMGAYAIARFRLPFAMERKVGLFLLTLRIVPPVVILIPVYLLMLKLGLLDSWLGLIATYTAFNITFCVWMMESFFREIPVDLEEAAMVDGDSRFGAFRRITLPLAAPGLAATAIFAVLVTFNEFLFALALTATPRAMTMPRGTATLIGRIDTDWASMSAAGVIGALPIVFFALLVQRHLVRGLTMGAVK, via the coding sequence ATGAACAGTCGTCTGGCCCGGATCGGGGTGATGAGCGCGGTGCTGGCCATCGTGCTCTTGCCCATTTACTGGCTTGTCTCGACATCGCTGAAGTCCAATCGCGAGATCACCCAGGAGGGCACGCTCTATCCGCATGTCCCGACACTGGACAATTACATCAGGCTGTTCACGGAGAAGCAGTTTGGCGCCTATCTGACCAACTCGCTGGTGGTGACGTTCTTCTCCGTTGCGGTCGCCCTGGTGGCCGGCGCGATGGGCGCCTATGCGATCGCGCGCTTTCGTCTGCCTTTCGCGATGGAGCGCAAGGTCGGATTGTTCCTGCTGACGCTGCGCATCGTGCCGCCGGTCGTCATCCTTATTCCGGTCTACCTGCTGATGCTCAAACTCGGCCTGCTCGACAGCTGGCTGGGTTTGATCGCCACCTACACCGCCTTCAACATCACCTTCTGCGTCTGGATGATGGAGAGCTTCTTTCGGGAGATCCCCGTGGATCTGGAGGAAGCCGCCATGGTCGATGGCGATTCCCGTTTCGGTGCGTTCCGGCGCATCACCTTGCCGCTGGCGGCACCCGGCCTCGCGGCGACCGCCATCTTTGCCGTGCTGGTCACCTTCAACGAATTCCTGTTCGCGCTGGCGCTGACGGCCACGCCCCGGGCGATGACGATGCCGCGCGGCACCGCCACGCTGATCGGCCGCATCGACACCGACTGGGCCTCGATGTCGGCGGCCGGCGTCATCGGCGCGTTGCCGATCGTCTTCTTCGCGCTGCTGGTGCAGCGCCATCTGGTTCGCGGGCTGACCATGGGAGCCGTGAAATGA